Proteins encoded within one genomic window of Aquarana catesbeiana isolate 2022-GZ linkage group LG03, ASM4218655v1, whole genome shotgun sequence:
- the LOC141134167 gene encoding olfactory receptor 5P56-like has protein sequence MCEDNQTEVDEFFLLGFQSLHTFKTLLCIVFFLCYIVILIGNFIIIVLISINDHLKIPMFYFLKHLAIADLILTTTIIPMMLEIILKDGITISVTACIIQMHWFANCGIVQCLLIAIMSYDRYLAICNPMHYHSIMQPHVCLMMVVWSWLLVVFVSGEFILVYQLHFCDGKNIDHFFCDSGPVIELSNSDISLFVMVDLSLSIIVVFIPFAFIIVTYVFISFTILHLSSTNGRRKAFSTCNSHLATVCTYYGSLMAIYLTPADKRSPNTNKCMSLFYIVTTPLLNPLIYSLRNHKIRNSIKKMFRNFKTLNLQ, from the coding sequence ATGTGTGAAGACAACCAAACTGAAGTCGATGAGTTTTTTCTTCTTGGATTTCAAAGCCTCCATACATTTAAAACTCTTCTCTGCATTGTGTTCTTCTTGTGTTATATAGTGATATTAATTGGAAACTTCATTATTATTGTTCTAATATCGATTAATGACCATCTTAAAATCCCAATGTTCTACTTCCTCAAACACTTGGCAATAGCTGACCTAATATTAACCACCACCATTATCCCAATGATGTTAGAAATTATACTAAAGGATGGAATTACAATTTCTGTTACTGCCTGCATCATCCAAATGCATTGGTTTGCTAATTGTGGAATTGTGCAATGTTTACTTATTGCAATTATGTCCTATGATCGATATTTGGCCATATGTAACCCAATGCATTATCATTCAATAATGCAGCCCCATGTGTGTCTTATGATGGTGGTCTGGTCTTGGTTGTTGGTTGTCTTTGTGTCGGGTGAATTCATTTTGGTGTACCAGCTACATTTTTGTGATGGGAAGAACATTGACCATTTCTTCTGTGATTCTGGTCCAGTGATAGAGTTGTCTAACTCAGATATTTCCCTTTTTGTAATGGTTGATCTTTCTCTTTCAATTATAGTTGTTTTTATTCCATTTGCCTTTATTATTGTGACCTATGTCTTCATCTCCTTCACTATATTACACCTTTCTTCAACCAATGGAAGACGGAAAGCCTTTTCTACATGTAACTCGCACTTGGCCACTGTGTGCACATATTATGGGAGCTTAATGGCCATTTATTTGACACCAGCTGATAAGAGATCACCTAATACAAACAAATGTATGTCTCTTTTCTACATTGTGACAACTCCATTGTTGAATCCTCTCAT